A genomic window from Anthocerotibacter panamensis C109 includes:
- the cimA gene encoding citramalate synthase, with the protein MSAITLYDTTLRDGSQREGISLSVEDKLRIAHRLDQIGVHFIEGGWPGANPKDVQFFWELKKQPLRHTQVVAFCSTRRPGCAAANDDLLSHVLAAGTSWVTIFGKSWDLHVKDSLKTTLPENLAMIQDTIAYLRSQGRRVIYDAEHFFDGYRHNPAYALATLECAQASGAEWLVLCDTNGGMLPTQIQAMMAGLADRMQVPLGIHTHNDAGTAVANALVAVEQGVRMVQGTINGYGERCGNANLCTLIPNLQLKLGHTCLTPEHLPLITDLSRFVSEVVNLAPDDHWPFVGRSAFAHKGGIHVSAVAKNPLTYEHIDPEQVGNLRRVLVSEQAGVSNILEKARDLALDLTRDDPRVRQILKRVKDLELLGYQFEAAEASFALLVYEGLQNRLPWFTLEGFSVTTQTFPDQSVRCEATVKVRLTEERRTGGTSLLQHVAADGNGPVAALDCALRKALQEFYPEVGQFKLTDYKVRILDSPSGTQAKTRVLVESSDGTTRWHTVGVSSNIIEASYQAVVEGIEYGLLLRQRQAVAP; encoded by the coding sequence GTGTCCGCCATCACCCTCTACGACACCACCCTACGCGACGGCTCCCAACGAGAAGGCATCAGCCTCTCCGTCGAGGACAAGCTGCGTATCGCTCACCGTCTGGACCAAATTGGGGTGCACTTCATCGAGGGGGGCTGGCCGGGGGCAAACCCCAAAGATGTGCAGTTTTTTTGGGAATTGAAGAAACAACCCCTGCGCCATACCCAAGTCGTTGCCTTTTGTTCTACCCGTCGCCCTGGTTGTGCGGCAGCCAACGATGACCTGCTCAGTCATGTCCTCGCCGCCGGAACGTCCTGGGTAACGATTTTCGGCAAATCCTGGGACCTCCACGTCAAAGACAGCCTCAAGACCACCCTGCCAGAAAATCTGGCGATGATCCAGGACACCATCGCCTATCTCAGGAGTCAGGGGCGTCGGGTCATCTATGACGCCGAACACTTTTTTGATGGCTACCGCCACAACCCGGCGTACGCCCTTGCTACATTAGAGTGCGCTCAGGCATCCGGGGCCGAGTGGCTGGTCCTCTGTGACACCAATGGCGGGATGCTCCCTACACAGATCCAGGCCATGATGGCGGGGCTCGCAGACCGGATGCAGGTTCCCTTGGGCATTCACACCCACAACGATGCAGGAACGGCTGTCGCCAACGCCCTAGTTGCGGTTGAACAAGGAGTCAGGATGGTCCAGGGTACCATCAATGGCTACGGCGAACGCTGCGGCAACGCCAATCTCTGTACGCTCATCCCCAACCTCCAGCTCAAGCTAGGCCATACCTGTCTCACCCCAGAACACCTCCCCCTCATCACCGACCTCTCGCGCTTTGTCAGCGAAGTGGTCAACCTCGCCCCCGACGACCACTGGCCCTTTGTCGGACGCTCCGCCTTTGCCCATAAGGGGGGGATCCATGTGAGTGCCGTCGCCAAAAATCCCCTCACCTACGAACACATCGACCCCGAGCAAGTGGGTAACCTGCGCCGCGTCCTTGTCTCCGAACAAGCCGGCGTGAGCAATATTTTAGAAAAAGCCCGAGACCTAGCTCTGGACCTCACCCGCGATGATCCGCGCGTGCGCCAGATCCTCAAACGGGTCAAAGACTTAGAACTGTTGGGCTATCAATTTGAGGCGGCGGAAGCCAGTTTTGCGCTACTCGTCTACGAAGGGCTTCAGAACCGCCTGCCTTGGTTTACCTTGGAGGGCTTTAGCGTCACAACCCAGACCTTCCCCGACCAGTCCGTGCGCTGTGAAGCGACCGTCAAGGTCCGCCTGACCGAGGAGCGCCGCACCGGGGGAACCAGCCTGCTCCAGCATGTCGCCGCTGACGGAAATGGTCCAGTTGCCGCCCTTGACTGTGCTCTGCGCAAAGCCCTCCAGGAGTTTTACCCGGAAGTGGGCCAGTTCAAACTCACCGACTACAAAGTCCGCATCCTCGACAGCCCCAGTGGTACCCAGGCCAAAACCCGCGTCCTTGTCGAATCCAGTGACGGCACAACCCGTTGGCACACCGTCGGAGTCTCCTCCAATATTATCGAAGCCTCCTATCAAGCCGTGGTCGAGGGCATCGAATATGGACTGCTCCTCCGGCAACGGCAGGCTGTGGCCCCCTAG
- a CDS encoding superoxide dismutase family protein, giving the protein MMLHCSLKGSLGPCLLFLLAQMAGAGGHSVLARATMHHHHGLAGDLPNITVDASGQGTLEFFT; this is encoded by the coding sequence ATGATGCTGCACTGCTCCTTAAAAGGCTCCCTAGGCCCGTGCCTGCTGTTCCTGCTCGCACAGATGGCTGGGGCCGGGGGGCACTCAGTGCTTGCGAGGGCCACCATGCACCATCACCACGGGCTGGCTGGGGATCTGCCCAATATCACGGTGGATGCCTCTGGTCAGGGGACGCTGGAGTTTTTTACCTAA
- a CDS encoding aldo/keto reductase gives MQQRQLGRAGLMVSALGLGCMGMSEFYGSIDETEAVATLHHALDLGITLLDTADMYGIGHNEEFIGKAIRDRRASVVLATKFGIVRSRTDATVRGINGRPEYVRSACEASLKRLGIEVIDLYYQHRVDPNTPIEETVGAMADLVEEGKVRFLGLSEASSSTLRRACAIHPITALQSEYSLWSRDPEDDLLATCRELGVGFVAYSPLGRGFLTGQIRRFEDLAPDDYRRHSPRFQGENFQRNLELVQHIVQLAAQKGCTPGQLALAWVLAQGDDIVPIPGTKRRSYLEENLAALEVKLTTADLSEINTLVPPGTASGTRYPAPMMQATNR, from the coding sequence ATGCAACAACGACAACTGGGCCGCGCAGGGCTTATGGTTTCCGCCTTGGGGCTGGGCTGTATGGGAATGTCAGAGTTCTACGGCTCCATCGACGAAACGGAGGCCGTCGCCACTTTACACCACGCCCTGGACTTGGGCATCACCCTGCTCGATACCGCAGACATGTATGGCATCGGCCACAATGAGGAGTTTATCGGCAAAGCAATCCGAGACCGCCGCGCATCGGTCGTCCTAGCGACCAAGTTTGGGATCGTCCGCAGTCGCACCGATGCCACTGTCCGGGGAATCAATGGCCGCCCCGAATATGTGCGCAGTGCCTGTGAGGCTAGCCTTAAGCGGCTGGGCATCGAAGTCATTGACCTTTACTATCAGCACCGAGTTGACCCCAACACTCCTATCGAAGAGACCGTAGGCGCGATGGCTGACCTGGTTGAGGAGGGTAAAGTCCGCTTCCTGGGGCTCTCAGAAGCTTCCTCCTCCACCCTGCGGCGGGCCTGTGCCATCCATCCCATCACCGCCCTACAGAGTGAATATTCTCTGTGGAGCCGCGATCCCGAAGACGACCTTCTGGCAACCTGCCGCGAACTGGGAGTCGGGTTTGTAGCCTACAGTCCGTTGGGCCGGGGCTTCCTGACCGGTCAGATCCGCCGCTTTGAGGACTTAGCCCCTGATGACTACCGCCGACACTCCCCGCGGTTTCAAGGAGAGAACTTCCAGCGCAATCTGGAACTGGTCCAACACATCGTACAGTTGGCTGCCCAAAAGGGATGTACCCCCGGACAACTCGCTCTGGCTTGGGTGTTGGCGCAAGGGGACGACATCGTTCCTATCCCTGGCACGAAGCGGCGCAGCTATCTGGAGGAGAATCTCGCCGCCCTCGAGGTGAAGCTCACTACAGCCGACCTGTCAGAGATCAACACCCTAGTCCCACCCGGTACAGCCTCTGGAACCCGCTACCCTGCCCCGATGATGCAAGCGACCAACCGCTAA
- a CDS encoding VOC family protein: MDFSSVLVTLATPEVETLVAFYARLLDSPPTLHLPGRYAEFQCLGLRLGIFQPRSTESDQFVGSPKSAWSLCLEVVDLEEAMAQLTALGYPPPGVIVSASHGREIYAFDPMGHRLILHQPH, encoded by the coding sequence ATGGACTTCTCTAGCGTCCTGGTCACCCTCGCCACCCCAGAGGTGGAAACCCTGGTAGCCTTCTATGCCCGCCTCCTGGATAGCCCGCCCACGCTTCACTTGCCGGGGCGCTATGCGGAATTTCAGTGCTTGGGGCTCCGGCTGGGTATCTTCCAGCCCCGGTCCACCGAGTCCGATCAGTTCGTGGGCTCTCCTAAAAGTGCTTGGAGCCTGTGTCTGGAAGTCGTCGATCTGGAAGAAGCTATGGCCCAACTCACCGCTCTGGGCTACCCTCCGCCCGGAGTCATTGTTTCAGCCAGTCATGGCCGGGAAATCTACGCCTTTGACCCGATGGGCCATCGCCTAATCCTGCACCAACCCCACTGA
- a CDS encoding class I fructose-bisphosphate aldolase — protein sequence MTTTLPFVNKTLDSWLGAEAEDLLAHQAKISKQMLHLPGPDVVDRFFTLSDRSPQVLRSLQQLYGTGRLANTGYLSILPVDQGIEHSAGASFAPNPIYFDPENIVRLALESGCNAVATTLGVLGSVSRRYAHRIPFLLKINHNELLTYPNQFDQILFASVEQAWNLGAVAVGATIYFGSPESGRQIQEVSRAFARAHELGMATVLWCYLRNNAFKQDRDYHLAADLTGQANHLGVTLEADIIKQKLPEVNGGYRAVAQANGQSYGKTDPRVYTDLTTDHPIDLTRYQVLNCYAGRIGLINSGGASGKSDFADAIRTAVINKRAGGSGLISGRKTFQRPFEEGVALFHAIQDVYLSSDVTIA from the coding sequence ATGACTACGACTTTACCCTTTGTAAACAAAACCCTGGATTCCTGGCTGGGAGCAGAAGCGGAAGATCTGCTGGCCCATCAGGCAAAAATTTCCAAACAGATGCTCCATCTGCCCGGTCCCGATGTGGTGGACCGGTTCTTTACCCTGAGCGACCGCTCGCCTCAGGTACTCAGGAGCCTCCAGCAACTCTATGGCACAGGTCGCCTCGCCAACACTGGTTACCTCTCGATCCTGCCGGTAGACCAGGGCATCGAACACAGTGCCGGAGCCTCTTTTGCCCCCAATCCCATCTATTTTGACCCGGAAAATATTGTCCGGCTTGCGCTTGAATCCGGCTGCAACGCGGTCGCTACCACCCTGGGCGTGTTGGGCAGTGTCTCGCGCAGGTATGCCCACCGTATTCCCTTCCTGCTGAAGATTAACCACAACGAACTGTTGACCTATCCCAACCAGTTTGACCAAATCCTCTTTGCCTCCGTGGAGCAAGCCTGGAATTTGGGGGCGGTGGCAGTCGGGGCGACCATCTATTTTGGTTCCCCCGAGTCTGGTCGTCAGATTCAGGAGGTGAGCCGCGCCTTTGCTCGTGCTCATGAGTTGGGAATGGCGACCGTCCTCTGGTGCTATCTACGCAATAATGCCTTCAAGCAGGATAGAGACTATCACCTCGCTGCGGACCTCACCGGACAAGCGAATCACTTGGGCGTGACCCTTGAGGCAGACATCATCAAGCAAAAACTTCCTGAGGTCAATGGCGGCTACAGAGCAGTGGCGCAGGCAAACGGTCAGAGCTATGGCAAGACCGACCCACGGGTCTACACTGACCTCACCACCGACCACCCCATCGATCTCACCCGCTATCAAGTCCTCAACTGCTATGCAGGGCGTATCGGACTCATCAATTCCGGTGGAGCCTCAGGCAAGAGTGACTTTGCCGACGCCATCCGCACAGCGGTCATCAATAAGCGCGCAGGCGGGAGTGGGCTCATCTCGGGGCGCAAGACCTTCCAACGACCCTTTGAGGAAGGGGTCGCCTTGTTCCATGCGATCCAGGATGTGTATCTCTCCTCTGACGTGACAATTGCTTAA
- a CDS encoding STAS-like domain-containing protein yields MSPDASEIKRFLIQQISKNPREVARTACEKFGVSRQAINRHLQQLTQENIITGQGSTKSKEYFLVSMNKERIVLAISPELQEDIIWSNRIKPLLHGVPDHILQICAYGFTEILNNVIDHSEGNSVAIQIEYTPVSIQISILDNGVGIFKKIQQAFNLPEEHFAMLELAKGKVTTDPKNHTGEGIFFSSRMFDNFAIFSGRLFFKHSIGDREDWLLEDAKEKQGTFVYMEIDPNSKRTSKEIFLQYTSEEDNFAFTKTCVPVILARYGDENLVSRSQAKRLVARLECFKDIVLDFSNVSTIGQAFADEIFRVFQQQHPKIKLHWINTSEDVARMIKRAWTSSPELLDC; encoded by the coding sequence ATGAGCCCTGATGCCAGTGAGATTAAGCGTTTTTTGATTCAGCAAATCAGCAAAAATCCTCGAGAAGTAGCCCGCACTGCCTGTGAAAAGTTTGGTGTGTCGCGACAGGCGATCAACCGCCATTTGCAGCAACTTACCCAAGAAAATATCATCACAGGCCAAGGAAGTACCAAGAGTAAAGAATATTTTTTAGTCTCTATGAATAAGGAGCGGATTGTTTTAGCAATCTCTCCTGAACTACAAGAAGATATTATATGGTCTAACCGGATCAAACCTCTTCTCCATGGCGTTCCTGATCATATACTGCAAATATGCGCGTACGGATTCACAGAAATATTAAATAATGTAATAGACCACTCTGAGGGAAACAGCGTAGCTATTCAGATTGAATACACACCAGTATCTATCCAAATATCAATCCTTGATAATGGAGTTGGTATTTTCAAGAAAATTCAACAAGCCTTTAATCTTCCCGAAGAACACTTTGCTATGCTTGAACTTGCTAAGGGAAAAGTGACGACTGACCCTAAAAATCATACTGGAGAAGGAATCTTTTTTTCTAGCCGGATGTTTGATAATTTTGCTATTTTCTCCGGCAGGCTTTTCTTTAAACATAGCATTGGAGATAGAGAGGATTGGCTTTTGGAAGATGCGAAAGAGAAGCAAGGAACTTTTGTTTATATGGAAATTGATCCAAATTCAAAACGTACTTCCAAAGAAATTTTTTTGCAGTATACCTCCGAGGAAGATAATTTTGCTTTCACAAAAACTTGCGTACCCGTTATCCTAGCCCGTTATGGCGATGAAAACCTTGTCTCTCGCTCTCAAGCTAAGCGTCTTGTAGCTCGCTTGGAATGCTTTAAAGATATCGTGCTTGACTTTAGTAATGTGAGCACCATAGGCCAAGCATTCGCAGATGAAATTTTTAGAGTGTTTCAACAGCAGCACCCAAAAATCAAACTGCACTGGATCAATACAAGTGAAGACGTTGCGCGCATGATTAAGCGGGCTTGGACTAGTTCCCCTGAGCTGTTAGATTGTTAA
- a CDS encoding succinate dehydrogenase/fumarate reductase iron-sulfur subunit: MNIPVKIRRQASRTSAPRFETYTVDCDPKSNTILDVLNRIQWEQDGSLVFRRNCRNAICGSCAMRVNGRAVLACQKLVVEELEARGELVIAPMGNLPVVKDLVVDMTQFWQGVKRVDPYVSTASRQISATEYLQTPEQRTKLEEAANCILCGACYSECNSVVGDANFVGPHALAKAYRVWADNRDDRTQERIQQYTQPGFVWDCTRCFNCNEVCPVGVQPLDRITQIKQEILKHSELPETTPLRHRHTMVELVKEGGWIDERKFGLKVVSNNGRDVKGLLSLIPLGLRMLLCGKLPAPWRFHPSEGAREVRAVIIAVERARDKT, translated from the coding sequence ATGAACATTCCGGTCAAGATTCGTCGTCAAGCGTCCCGCACCAGCGCCCCGCGTTTTGAAACCTATACTGTGGACTGTGACCCTAAGAGCAACACGATTCTGGATGTCCTAAATCGGATTCAGTGGGAGCAAGACGGTTCGTTGGTCTTTCGCCGCAACTGCCGTAACGCCATCTGTGGCTCCTGCGCTATGCGTGTCAATGGGCGGGCGGTGTTGGCTTGTCAAAAACTGGTCGTGGAAGAGTTGGAGGCGCGCGGGGAACTGGTGATTGCGCCTATGGGAAATCTGCCTGTTGTTAAAGATCTAGTCGTGGACATGACGCAGTTTTGGCAGGGTGTCAAGCGTGTGGACCCCTATGTCTCTACTGCTTCTAGGCAAATCTCGGCGACAGAGTACCTGCAAACCCCCGAACAGCGCACCAAACTGGAGGAAGCAGCGAACTGCATCCTCTGTGGAGCCTGCTATTCCGAGTGCAATTCAGTGGTGGGGGATGCGAATTTTGTCGGTCCCCACGCCTTGGCTAAAGCCTATCGGGTTTGGGCGGACAATCGGGATGACCGCACGCAAGAGCGCATTCAACAATACACCCAACCGGGCTTTGTCTGGGATTGCACTCGCTGTTTTAACTGCAACGAGGTCTGTCCGGTCGGGGTTCAGCCCCTAGATCGGATCACGCAAATCAAGCAAGAAATCCTCAAGCACAGCGAACTGCCTGAGACCACGCCGCTACGCCACCGCCACACGATGGTGGAATTGGTCAAAGAGGGCGGCTGGATCGATGAGCGTAAATTTGGCCTCAAGGTGGTGAGTAACAATGGGCGGGATGTAAAAGGGCTGTTGAGCCTGATTCCCCTGGGCTTGAGAATGCTCCTGTGCGGCAAACTCCCCGCTCCCTGGCGCTTCCACCCTTCCGAGGGAGCCCGCGAAGTCCGGGCTGTTATCATTGCTGTCGAAAGGGCACGCGATAAAACCTAG
- a CDS encoding acyltransferase family protein has translation MTRTNFIDHLRVMLTALVLFHHTAITYGAAGGWYWREVEEASNLGLTLFCGVNQAFFMGFFFLLAGYFTPPAFDRKGIVRFLLDRLIRLGIPLFVYGFILGPVTVALAQMDDGTSFIDNLLRLWSRAYFNIGPLWFAEALLIFAAGYGLWRSLKLAVNPTKQFPSHTALLLTALGVGAGAFLIRLVIPLGQELFWLQIGYFASYVVLFLAGCGAWQGRWLEKIVATQAKPWLIVMAIALPVLPLALLLNGGVEGAKGGWNLLAAIYAFWEPLVAWGAILGLLWQFRLRLNQPSPLGTWLAQRAYGVYIVHPPVLVGISLLLHSWGAPPLLKFIAVGSLTCLGCLAVAALLLLIPGARRVL, from the coding sequence ATGACCCGCACCAACTTCATAGACCATCTGCGCGTCATGCTCACGGCTCTAGTCCTTTTTCACCACACTGCGATTACCTATGGGGCTGCCGGAGGTTGGTACTGGCGCGAGGTGGAGGAGGCTTCTAATCTGGGTCTCACGCTGTTCTGTGGGGTCAATCAAGCTTTTTTTATGGGGTTCTTTTTTCTGCTTGCGGGCTACTTCACACCGCCTGCCTTTGACCGTAAGGGGATAGTGCGCTTTCTTTTAGACCGGTTGATCCGGCTGGGCATCCCACTTTTCGTCTATGGGTTTATCCTTGGGCCGGTCACAGTAGCCCTAGCGCAGATGGACGACGGAACATCCTTTATTGATAACCTGTTGCGCCTCTGGTCGCGGGCCTATTTCAATATCGGGCCACTCTGGTTTGCTGAGGCGCTCCTTATCTTTGCGGCGGGGTATGGGCTGTGGCGGTCCCTCAAGTTAGCGGTTAACCCTACCAAACAGTTTCCTAGCCATACTGCTTTGCTGCTGACGGCTTTGGGGGTTGGTGCGGGAGCTTTTCTAATTCGGTTAGTGATCCCTTTAGGCCAAGAGCTATTTTGGTTACAAATTGGCTACTTTGCTTCTTATGTGGTCCTGTTTTTGGCGGGCTGTGGTGCTTGGCAGGGCCGTTGGCTAGAAAAGATAGTAGCGACGCAGGCAAAACCTTGGCTGATCGTCATGGCGATTGCGCTACCTGTGTTACCCCTTGCTCTTTTACTCAATGGCGGCGTAGAAGGGGCGAAAGGGGGCTGGAACCTTTTGGCCGCGATCTACGCTTTTTGGGAACCTTTGGTGGCTTGGGGGGCCATCCTCGGCCTATTGTGGCAATTTCGGCTACGGCTTAATCAACCCAGTCCCCTGGGAACTTGGCTCGCCCAGCGCGCCTATGGGGTGTACATCGTACATCCTCCGGTCCTAGTCGGAATCAGCCTCTTACTCCATTCCTGGGGCGCACCGCCTTTGCTCAAATTTATCGCAGTCGGGAGCCTTACCTGTCTTGGGTGTCTCGCTGTCGCGGCTCTACTGCTGTTGATCCCCGGTGCACGGCGCGTGCTTTAG
- a CDS encoding CoB--CoM heterodisulfide reductase iron-sulfur subunit B family protein: protein MLKYAYYPGCVAKGACRELHASTTAIAQALGIELVELEKAACCGSGTFKETDELLEDTVNARNIALAEALNLPLMTQCSTCQGVIGRVNDKLKGNPERKARVNGFLAEQGHHYQGSTDVKHLLWILLQDYGLERLSAQVRRPLTGLKCAAFYGCYLLRAQTVTRYDDPYHPTSLERVFTALGAMPIEYAGRVQCCGWPISSYATKASFTMAGRHILEAKQAGADCIVTPCPLCHLNLDSRQPEVEQVIGEKLGLPILHLPQLIGLALGLDPRQLGLERHVVETSPVLEILQRSR from the coding sequence ATCTTGAAGTACGCCTACTACCCCGGCTGTGTCGCTAAAGGTGCCTGCCGCGAATTGCACGCCTCGACTACAGCTATCGCCCAAGCGCTTGGTATTGAGTTGGTCGAACTTGAGAAAGCTGCGTGCTGTGGTTCCGGGACGTTTAAGGAGACCGACGAACTTTTGGAAGATACGGTCAACGCCCGCAACATCGCCTTGGCTGAAGCATTGAATTTACCCTTGATGACCCAGTGCAGTACCTGTCAGGGCGTGATAGGTCGTGTCAACGATAAGCTCAAGGGCAATCCTGAGCGTAAAGCGCGGGTCAATGGATTTTTGGCGGAGCAGGGGCACCATTATCAGGGCAGCACCGACGTTAAGCATCTGCTATGGATTCTCCTCCAGGACTATGGGCTAGAGCGTCTGAGTGCCCAAGTCCGCCGCCCGCTGACTGGGCTTAAGTGTGCAGCCTTCTATGGGTGTTATCTGTTGCGGGCGCAGACAGTTACCCGCTATGACGACCCCTACCATCCGACTTCTCTGGAGCGGGTCTTCACCGCTTTGGGGGCGATGCCCATTGAGTATGCGGGGCGGGTGCAGTGCTGCGGCTGGCCTATCTCCAGCTATGCGACGAAGGCATCTTTCACCATGGCAGGCAGGCATATCCTAGAGGCAAAACAGGCGGGGGCGGACTGCATCGTCACGCCCTGTCCACTCTGTCACCTCAATCTGGATTCCCGGCAACCGGAGGTCGAGCAGGTCATTGGCGAAAAACTGGGTCTACCTATCCTCCACCTGCCCCAACTGATTGGCCTTGCCTTAGGTCTGGACCCGAGGCAACTTGGCCTGGAGCGCCATGTGGTCGAGACAAGTCCGGTTCTGGAAATTTTGCAGCGTAGCCGCTGA
- the devC gene encoding ABC transporter permease DevC, whose amino-acid sequence MFAPRRVPVPWLQLTWEKTRLMVALAGVAFADLLLFLQSGLQEALYDTAVQIHEHLQADLVLVHPGVNNLIDINYPNQDLAFRRLQQARALPEVQSVAPLYAAYVLWKNPYTARNRPLILFGVDPQKPAFALPEVTDHLEELKHPDTVLFDRKARVEYGPIVEKFNQGVQISTEVNNRRIQVGGLFTLGGSIFSADGLLIASDLNYSRLTQRSLDKISLGLITLKPGADRAHVQAALIHYLPHDVRVITRDDFINLERKYWQNSSPIGYIFALGVVVGFIVGSVIVYQILYSDVSIHLPEYATLKAIGYTNGYLLRVVFQEASILSVLGYIPGFFLSLVVYQLVNQAARLPVVMTLDRAVLVLGLTFLMCFGAGALAVRKLKEADPADIFS is encoded by the coding sequence CTGTTTGCCCCCAGGCGCGTTCCGGTCCCCTGGTTACAACTGACCTGGGAGAAGACCAGGCTGATGGTAGCCCTCGCGGGGGTGGCCTTTGCTGACCTGTTATTGTTTCTCCAGTCCGGCCTCCAGGAGGCTCTGTACGATACAGCCGTCCAGATCCACGAGCATTTGCAAGCGGATCTGGTCCTGGTCCACCCTGGGGTCAACAACCTGATCGACATCAATTATCCCAACCAAGACTTGGCCTTCCGCAGGTTACAACAAGCCCGTGCCCTGCCCGAGGTACAGTCGGTCGCCCCGCTCTATGCCGCCTATGTCCTCTGGAAAAATCCCTACACCGCCCGCAACCGTCCCCTGATCCTGTTCGGAGTAGACCCCCAAAAACCGGCTTTCGCGCTCCCGGAAGTGACCGACCATCTGGAAGAACTCAAGCACCCAGACACGGTCCTCTTTGACCGCAAAGCCCGCGTCGAGTACGGCCCAATCGTCGAGAAGTTTAATCAAGGAGTGCAGATCAGCACTGAGGTCAACAACCGGAGAATCCAAGTCGGTGGGTTGTTTACCCTGGGCGGGTCGATTTTTTCGGCAGACGGCCTTTTGATTGCCAGCGATTTAAACTATTCACGGCTCACCCAACGCTCCCTCGACAAAATCAGCTTGGGGCTTATCACCCTCAAACCGGGCGCAGACCGAGCGCACGTCCAAGCGGCCCTCATCCATTACCTGCCCCATGATGTCCGGGTCATCACCCGCGATGATTTCATCAATCTGGAGCGCAAGTACTGGCAGAACAGTTCCCCGATAGGCTACATCTTTGCCCTAGGGGTCGTAGTCGGCTTTATTGTCGGCTCCGTCATCGTCTATCAGATTCTCTACAGCGATGTCTCGATTCATCTTCCCGAATACGCAACGCTCAAGGCCATCGGCTACACCAATGGCTACTTACTGCGGGTGGTCTTTCAAGAGGCCAGCATCCTGTCGGTCCTTGGCTACATTCCAGGTTTTTTTCTCTCGCTGGTAGTCTATCAGTTGGTGAATCAAGCAGCCCGTCTCCCTGTGGTCATGACCTTGGACCGGGCAGTACTAGTCCTCGGTTTGACTTTTTTGATGTGCTTTGGGGCCGGGGCGCTAGCCGTGCGTAAATTGAAGGAAGCTGACCCGGCAGATATCTTCTCCTGA
- a CDS encoding HlyD family efflux transporter periplasmic adaptor subunit yields MQRKEFWNNKVWLLVAVGSGAALMVGTLAFLKQYTPSESNVTPRPARTAVLTAVSASGRLEPDGGVMTLAAPSSVEFQRRVVRLSVKEGDQVRAGQLIAILDPYARRLASLTAAEQEVRVAQSRLAQIRAGAKPGDIAAQNAAVARLKTEFANAETEFRRFETLARAGAVSASNFDAKRLERDATRQQLQQAQATLTSVREVRLVDVRAAQEEVAAALSQVLVAQADLELTYVRAPIDGQILKVQTNPGEVVDQGGIVKLGQTKRMFTVAEVYESDIAKIRLGQRATITSAAIPGVMHGTVTKVGLEIAKKDILSTDPVLDVDARVVEVKIRLDPADSRRVSALTNMKVEVNIEL; encoded by the coding sequence GTGCAACGCAAAGAGTTCTGGAATAACAAAGTTTGGTTGTTAGTAGCCGTGGGTAGCGGGGCGGCTCTCATGGTAGGGACCCTGGCTTTTCTCAAGCAATATACCCCTAGCGAGTCTAATGTCACCCCACGTCCGGCCCGCACTGCGGTCCTCACCGCCGTCAGTGCCTCCGGGCGGCTGGAGCCCGACGGGGGCGTTATGACCCTGGCAGCCCCGAGTTCGGTAGAATTCCAGCGTCGGGTCGTGAGACTTTCGGTCAAGGAAGGGGATCAGGTCCGCGCCGGACAACTCATCGCCATCCTCGACCCCTATGCCCGCCGCCTAGCCAGTCTGACCGCAGCGGAGCAGGAGGTGCGCGTCGCCCAATCGCGTCTTGCCCAAATTCGCGCCGGGGCCAAACCGGGGGACATCGCCGCCCAAAATGCCGCAGTCGCTCGCCTCAAAACTGAGTTCGCCAACGCCGAGACCGAGTTTCGACGCTTCGAGACCCTGGCGCGCGCCGGAGCGGTTTCCGCCTCCAACTTTGATGCCAAACGCCTCGAGCGCGATGCCACCCGCCAACAGCTCCAGCAGGCTCAAGCCACCCTCACCAGCGTCCGCGAGGTCCGTTTGGTGGATGTGCGGGCGGCTCAAGAAGAGGTAGCCGCCGCCTTGAGTCAGGTCTTGGTCGCCCAAGCCGACCTGGAATTAACCTACGTGCGCGCTCCCATAGATGGTCAGATCCTCAAGGTCCAGACCAATCCGGGCGAAGTCGTAGACCAAGGGGGCATCGTCAAATTGGGACAGACCAAGCGGATGTTCACCGTAGCCGAGGTCTATGAAAGTGACATCGCCAAAATCCGCCTCGGTCAACGCGCCACTATTACCAGCGCAGCCATCCCTGGAGTCATGCACGGCACGGTCACCAAAGTCGGCCTGGAGATTGCCAAAAAGGACATCCTCAGCACCGACCCGGTCCTGGATGTAGATGCTCGGGTGGTCGAGGTCAAGATCCGTCTCGACCCAGCAGATAGCCGCCGGGTGTCCGCGTTGACCAACATGAAAGTCGAGGTGAACATTGAACTTTAA